In Sphingobacterium thalpophilum, a genomic segment contains:
- a CDS encoding Dps family protein, which produces MKTSIGIKDADLKKVAKLLNVLLADEHIVYMKTRNAHWNVEGADFHAAHLFLESQYDELAEVIDEVAERVRTLGHYAVGTFDKYLKLTRLTESTSEKTDSQSYYKELLADHEAIAMSIRADISVVEGTSDNGTEDFLVGLLEKHEKMAWMLRAHFVK; this is translated from the coding sequence ATGAAAACTTCAATTGGAATTAAAGATGCGGACTTGAAAAAAGTTGCAAAGTTGCTAAATGTGCTGTTGGCAGATGAACACATTGTCTACATGAAGACGCGTAACGCGCATTGGAATGTGGAAGGTGCGGATTTTCATGCTGCTCACTTATTTTTGGAATCACAATACGATGAACTAGCTGAAGTGATCGATGAAGTAGCAGAACGTGTACGTACTTTAGGGCATTATGCGGTAGGTACCTTTGATAAATATTTGAAATTGACTCGTTTAACGGAGTCTACTTCAGAAAAAACCGACAGTCAGTCCTATTACAAAGAATTGTTGGCTGACCATGAAGCTATAGCGATGTCAATTCGTGCCGACATTTCTGTGGTTGAAGGCACTTCGGATAATGGTACGGAGGACTTTTTGGTTGGACTATTGGAAAAGCATGAAAAGATGGCCTGGATGCTTCGTGCGCATTTTGTTAAGTAA